A region from the Aquimarina sp. ERC-38 genome encodes:
- a CDS encoding esterase-like activity of phytase family protein, whose protein sequence is MKYVTRLTLKVLGKTWLRAAKISMLSSIPMMAQTHQIEEANTTKFQLKQDQNFSQNYFSKSLGKSFFNFGDILVSRAVLPANTFATGPTSGRYLGTDTINKQPVPFIDKQPVQGFSSVLNNFDGTFIALSDNGFGSMENSAGYNLRLYTIKPNFKSVINKNQGDIEVLNFIELKDPNNLIPFAITNEFSAERILTGADFDIESIQQTANGDYWIGDEFGPFLLQFDRNGILLSAPIPLPNVSEEGGELRSPQNPFNEESSALRIMNAMRSHAAQFGSKPPVMSPWFVMLDDNNEATFVADRKNPTEELTEASSAIFNISSLNRGGHDVVVYTVNDSVNMNLLMNLGVQGIISDSPDVLLAAVRNFDGDQDGKADFLTSEGLIDITKFDAQGHRGARNLRPENTLPSMEAALDNLMPTLETDCGITRDSIPVLDHDPHIEAAKVRRIDSMPYVYEDEVLVKDLTLAEIQNTFIADRLLDGRPLQSNDLDLSPVSVAFTERFGLPHPYVMPSLQQLFDFVRSYVRYYKYGEGKSHPEASLRWKNAAQVRYNIETKINPRTDTDDRGDVFAERTLSPEVFTQKIVETIIANKLEDRADIQSFDFRTLLLAHQNYPSIRTVCLFGDFPKVGTSGDGTNLQDQNGENTPWLAGMYWPYRSTQLNHPFLVKRSGGFEGMAIDIKGEKLYPLLEKPLENAENKNLLIHEFDIRSKAYSQNIFEYPLNEKATAIGDFVLFSDNRGVIIERDDSQGDLNGFKAVYEVQFNKGEKEVAKQLNLDLLNMNDFAKLSVPGLPGDVGIGREFAFPFVTIESVVVFNPFLVGIVNDNNYPFSVGRHVGTSLPDDNEFILVWLDQPLGTTWKKNAKELYQIIDKNLKVYPNTFTDKVSFELSAQEPTKANITIYNINGQLVKTLEETVDSFGHTVHWNLAQANTQQIPSGVYIAVIEMNGAFYKRKLIKE, encoded by the coding sequence ATGAAGTATGTTACGCGTCTTACGCTAAAAGTATTAGGGAAAACCTGGTTACGAGCTGCCAAAATCAGTATGTTGTCTTCAATCCCAATGATGGCTCAAACCCATCAGATAGAAGAAGCTAATACTACTAAATTTCAACTAAAACAAGATCAAAATTTTAGTCAAAACTACTTTTCTAAAAGTTTAGGAAAATCTTTCTTTAACTTCGGAGATATTTTGGTTTCCCGTGCCGTATTACCCGCTAATACCTTTGCTACCGGACCCACTTCCGGACGTTATTTGGGTACGGATACTATCAATAAACAACCCGTCCCTTTTATAGATAAGCAACCGGTACAGGGCTTTTCATCGGTATTGAATAACTTTGATGGTACTTTTATCGCTCTTTCGGATAATGGCTTCGGAAGTATGGAAAATTCTGCCGGTTATAATCTTAGGTTATATACCATCAAACCTAATTTTAAATCGGTAATAAACAAAAACCAGGGAGATATCGAAGTTCTTAATTTTATCGAATTAAAAGATCCAAATAATTTAATTCCTTTTGCTATCACTAATGAATTTTCTGCGGAAAGAATCTTAACCGGAGCTGATTTTGATATCGAATCTATTCAACAAACCGCAAATGGGGATTATTGGATCGGAGATGAATTCGGTCCTTTTCTTCTTCAGTTTGACCGTAATGGTATTTTATTGAGTGCTCCTATCCCCCTTCCAAATGTTTCCGAAGAAGGTGGTGAATTAAGATCGCCTCAAAATCCGTTTAATGAAGAATCCAGTGCTTTACGTATCATGAATGCCATGCGATCACATGCTGCACAATTTGGAAGTAAACCTCCGGTAATGTCCCCCTGGTTTGTAATGTTAGACGATAATAATGAAGCTACCTTCGTAGCAGATCGTAAAAATCCAACCGAAGAACTTACCGAAGCCTCCAGTGCTATTTTTAACATATCTTCCTTAAATCGTGGCGGACATGATGTAGTAGTATACACCGTTAATGATTCCGTAAATATGAACTTACTAATGAATTTGGGAGTACAGGGAATTATCTCGGATAGTCCGGATGTGTTATTAGCTGCAGTACGCAATTTTGATGGGGATCAGGACGGAAAAGCAGATTTCCTTACCAGTGAAGGTTTAATTGATATCACCAAGTTTGACGCACAGGGACACCGCGGAGCGCGTAATTTACGTCCTGAGAATACCTTACCTTCTATGGAAGCAGCATTGGATAATCTCATGCCAACTCTGGAAACAGATTGCGGAATTACCCGTGATTCCATACCGGTATTGGATCATGACCCGCATATTGAAGCAGCAAAAGTGCGAAGAATTGACAGTATGCCTTATGTTTATGAAGATGAAGTATTGGTAAAAGATTTGACTTTAGCTGAAATTCAGAACACCTTTATCGCAGATAGATTACTGGACGGACGTCCGTTACAAAGTAATGATTTGGATTTATCCCCGGTATCCGTTGCGTTTACCGAACGATTCGGATTACCGCATCCCTACGTAATGCCCTCACTACAGCAGCTTTTTGATTTTGTAAGGTCTTACGTGAGGTATTATAAGTACGGTGAAGGTAAGTCGCATCCTGAAGCAAGCCTACGATGGAAAAACGCTGCGCAAGTACGTTATAATATAGAAACTAAAATTAATCCGCGTACAGATACAGATGACCGGGGAGATGTTTTTGCCGAAAGAACCTTATCCCCTGAAGTTTTTACCCAAAAGATTGTAGAAACTATTATTGCTAATAAATTAGAAGACCGAGCTGATATCCAGAGTTTTGATTTTAGGACTTTGTTGCTTGCACATCAAAACTATCCATCCATTCGAACGGTTTGCTTATTCGGGGATTTCCCAAAAGTGGGGACTTCTGGTGATGGAACCAATTTACAAGATCAAAATGGTGAGAACACACCCTGGTTAGCCGGTATGTACTGGCCATATCGTAGTACCCAATTAAATCATCCGTTTTTAGTAAAAAGAAGCGGTGGATTTGAAGGAATGGCCATCGATATAAAAGGAGAAAAACTGTATCCGCTTTTAGAAAAACCTCTGGAAAACGCTGAAAACAAGAACTTGCTTATCCATGAATTTGATATTCGTTCAAAAGCGTATAGCCAAAATATTTTTGAATACCCACTTAACGAAAAAGCTACCGCTATCGGGGATTTTGTATTATTCAGTGATAACCGTGGGGTAATTATAGAAAGAGATGATTCACAGGGTGACTTGAATGGCTTTAAGGCGGTATACGAAGTTCAGTTTAACAAAGGTGAAAAAGAAGTGGCCAAACAGCTAAACCTTGACCTATTAAATATGAATGATTTTGCTAAACTGTCCGTTCCGGGTTTACCGGGTGACGTAGGTATTGGTAGAGAATTTGCTTTTCCTTTTGTGACCATAGAGAGTGTAGTTGTCTTTAACCCTTTCCTGGTAGGAATTGTAAATGATAATAATTATCCGTTTAGCGTAGGCCGACATGTAGGTACCTCCTTACCAGATGATAACGAATTTATTTTAGTTTGGCTTGACCAACCTTTAGGCACCACCTGGAAAAAGAATGCAAAAGAATTATATCAAATCATAGACAAAAACCTAAAAGTATATCCTAACACCTTTACAGATAAAGTATCCTTTGAACTAAGTGCTCAGGAGCCTACTAAAGCTAACATTACTATCTACAATATCAACGGACAATTGGTAAAAACTTTAGAAGAAACCGTAGATAGTTTTGGACATACGGTTCACTGGAATTTAGCACAAGCTAATACTCAACAAATTCCTTCCGGAGTTTATATTGCTGTAATAGAAATGAACGGTGCGTTTTATAAAAGAAAATTAATTAAAGAATGA
- a CDS encoding amidohydrolase, protein MVNKEIIELRKELHKYPELSGSEFETAKRIRNFVEEHHPTKIIEKIGGTGLAAIYEFPQKGNTITIRCELDALPIQEDNQFEHQSLHNGISHKCGHDGHMAMVAGLIFWLRDQSFNSGKLILLFQPSEENGKGAERVIKDKKFKELNTDYIFALHNIPQAPFNSVITMNKGFSAEVQSFIITLNGKESHAAEPENGINPSLAIAKFINAVSKLNNNNPLDDHFSVLTCVHINMGQKSYGISPSNGELHYTIRTWGTKELNLLKSRILTILKDTCISHNLEYKIEWLEYFPASRNNSECNQQVIKAAQKNKFKIIERPYPFKFGEDFGWFTTHYKTAMFGLGAGMNTPALHNSNYDFPDELIETGIDMFKEIITNVLSQ, encoded by the coding sequence TTGGTAAATAAAGAAATTATAGAATTAAGAAAAGAGTTACACAAATATCCGGAATTATCGGGTTCTGAATTTGAAACTGCTAAAAGAATACGGAATTTTGTTGAAGAACATCACCCCACAAAAATTATTGAAAAAATTGGAGGAACTGGATTAGCTGCTATTTATGAATTTCCGCAAAAAGGAAACACTATTACTATCCGTTGCGAACTAGATGCATTGCCCATTCAAGAGGATAATCAGTTTGAACATCAATCGCTGCACAATGGTATATCTCATAAATGTGGACATGATGGGCATATGGCAATGGTAGCAGGTTTAATTTTCTGGCTTAGAGACCAATCTTTTAATTCCGGAAAATTAATACTACTATTTCAACCATCAGAAGAAAACGGTAAAGGAGCTGAAAGAGTAATTAAGGATAAAAAATTTAAAGAACTTAATACTGATTATATTTTTGCTCTTCATAATATTCCGCAAGCACCTTTCAACTCTGTTATTACAATGAATAAAGGATTTTCTGCTGAAGTGCAAAGTTTTATCATAACTCTTAATGGAAAAGAGTCACATGCAGCAGAACCAGAAAACGGAATTAATCCAAGTTTAGCGATTGCTAAATTTATAAACGCCGTATCCAAATTGAATAATAATAATCCACTTGATGACCATTTTTCTGTTTTGACCTGTGTACATATAAACATGGGACAAAAATCTTATGGGATTTCACCTTCAAATGGAGAATTACATTATACTATCAGAACATGGGGTACAAAAGAATTGAACTTGTTAAAATCTAGAATATTGACAATTCTAAAAGATACTTGTATAAGTCATAATCTAGAGTATAAAATAGAATGGCTTGAATACTTTCCTGCAAGCAGAAATAATAGTGAATGTAACCAACAGGTAATTAAAGCAGCTCAAAAAAACAAATTTAAAATAATTGAAAGACCGTATCCATTTAAGTTTGGGGAGGACTTCGGGTGGTTTACCACTCACTACAAAACTGCAATGTTTGGATTAGGCGCAGGTATGAATACTCCAGCTTTGCATAATTCCAATTATGATTTTCCGGATGAATTAATAGAGACAGGAATTGATATGTTCAAAGAAATTATAACTAACGTATTGTCTCAGTAA